The following coding sequences are from one Microbacterium wangchenii window:
- a CDS encoding ABC transporter substrate-binding protein, with amino-acid sequence MKHGKAALALISVPILLAVSGCSGTDAADSDDASGTVSLGVIAPMSGNFAQVGDHISEGFALGVKHAQEDGLAPDVTFEIDVKDDQADAQVAAQSARDFMSDGTMLLGGMLTTPACSAVAPLADQAGGVLITSVCAGNELSGVYADEKPYERTFAVAPRDTMVSDALATVLAEQFPTVTDYNVFGFDYAWGRDTWSGYIDGVKAAGVDAAVNQEYWVPLGETNYRSQVSALSNGLGEPDSSAMFLSTYGAGTTAFLQQAEAFEIVDRVALLASAGGYEPVARGLGGAAPEMWNAYDYAYAAYDNEFNTRFVEEFLEAADERPMAWSYDGYLTGYAYVAAIDAAGSADPDAVVEALAGLEFEGSSGTLRFDPETHQLIAPVVVTQSIGNPDAPEGVEFLETFVVPAEDLIDTH; translated from the coding sequence ATGAAGCATGGCAAGGCCGCTTTGGCTCTGATCTCCGTCCCGATCCTGCTCGCCGTCTCCGGGTGCAGCGGTACCGACGCCGCCGACTCGGATGACGCGTCGGGCACGGTCTCGCTGGGCGTCATCGCCCCGATGAGCGGCAACTTCGCCCAGGTGGGCGACCATATCAGCGAAGGATTCGCGCTCGGCGTGAAGCACGCGCAGGAGGATGGACTCGCCCCCGACGTCACGTTCGAGATCGACGTCAAGGACGATCAGGCCGACGCGCAGGTCGCCGCGCAGTCCGCTCGAGACTTCATGTCCGACGGCACGATGCTTCTCGGCGGGATGCTGACGACCCCGGCGTGCAGCGCCGTCGCCCCCCTCGCCGATCAGGCAGGCGGCGTGCTCATCACCTCGGTCTGCGCCGGCAACGAACTCTCGGGGGTGTACGCCGATGAGAAGCCTTACGAGCGCACGTTCGCCGTCGCGCCCCGCGACACCATGGTCAGCGACGCTCTGGCGACCGTCCTCGCCGAGCAGTTCCCCACCGTCACCGACTACAACGTGTTCGGCTTCGACTACGCCTGGGGCCGCGACACCTGGTCGGGCTACATCGACGGGGTGAAGGCCGCCGGCGTGGACGCGGCGGTGAATCAGGAGTACTGGGTTCCGCTGGGCGAGACCAACTACCGCTCCCAGGTCTCCGCTCTGTCGAACGGACTCGGCGAGCCCGACTCCAGCGCGATGTTCCTGTCCACCTACGGCGCCGGCACGACCGCGTTCCTGCAGCAGGCGGAAGCGTTCGAGATCGTCGATCGCGTCGCGCTCCTGGCCAGCGCCGGCGGCTACGAGCCCGTCGCCCGCGGACTGGGCGGCGCTGCGCCGGAGATGTGGAACGCGTACGACTACGCATACGCCGCCTACGACAATGAGTTCAACACCCGGTTCGTCGAAGAGTTCCTCGAGGCGGCGGACGAGCGCCCGATGGCGTGGTCTTACGACGGCTATCTCACGGGCTACGCCTACGTGGCGGCCATCGACGCCGCTGGCTCGGCCGACCCCGACGCCGTCGTGGAAGCGCTTGCCGGACTGGAGTTCGAAGGGTCATCCGGCACGCTGCGATTCGATCCCGAGACGCACCAGCTCATCGCCCCCGTCGTGGTCACGCAGTCGATCGGCAACCCCGACGCGCCGGAAGGCGTCGAGTTCCTCGAGACCTTCGTGGTTCCCGCCGAGGACCTGATCGACACGCACTGA
- a CDS encoding ribokinase, which yields MASPLASLCVVGSINVDVTASVARLPKPGETVLGGTLTRDPGGKGANQAVAAARLGGRVRMVGAVGDDTDGRAMLQNLSDAGVDAGGVWLGDAPTGTALITVDDEGENHIVVCPGANHDVTVDGVDFAPDEAVLTQLEIPLTVVAALATAVPGFLAVNAAPAQPLPPELVDRADLFLVNELEYAVLPELSRAPLVAVTYGSAGAALFRRGLEVVRVAAPTVQAVSSVGAGDAFCAALTLALHAGWDPERALRAACAVGADAVTRPGAQPALQRLDAYA from the coding sequence ATGGCTTCTCCCCTCGCTTCCCTGTGCGTGGTCGGCAGCATCAACGTGGACGTCACCGCATCCGTCGCCCGCCTTCCGAAGCCGGGCGAGACGGTGCTCGGCGGCACGTTGACCCGCGACCCCGGGGGCAAGGGCGCGAACCAGGCGGTCGCGGCGGCGCGCCTGGGCGGACGCGTGCGGATGGTCGGTGCCGTGGGGGATGACACCGACGGGCGGGCGATGCTGCAGAACCTCAGCGACGCCGGCGTCGATGCCGGCGGCGTGTGGCTCGGCGACGCGCCCACGGGGACGGCCCTCATCACCGTCGACGACGAGGGGGAGAACCACATCGTCGTGTGCCCCGGGGCGAACCACGACGTGACCGTCGACGGGGTGGACTTCGCGCCGGATGAAGCCGTGCTGACGCAGCTGGAGATCCCCCTGACCGTCGTGGCGGCGCTCGCCACCGCCGTGCCGGGGTTCCTCGCCGTCAACGCCGCACCCGCCCAGCCGCTGCCGCCGGAGCTCGTGGATCGTGCCGACCTGTTTCTCGTCAACGAGCTCGAGTACGCGGTGCTCCCCGAGCTCTCGCGGGCCCCGCTCGTCGCGGTCACCTACGGATCGGCCGGAGCGGCGCTGTTCCGTCGCGGGCTCGAGGTGGTGCGCGTCGCTGCGCCGACGGTGCAGGCGGTCAGCTCCGTCGGCGCCGGAGACGCGTTCTGCGCGGCGCTGACCCTCGCCCTCCACGCGGGGTGGGACCCCGAGCGAGCGCTTCGGGCGGCGTGCGCGGTGGGGGCGGATGCGGTCACCAGGCCGGGGGCGCAGCCCGCGCTGCAGCGCCTCGACGCGTACGCCTGA
- a CDS encoding nucleoside hydrolase: MTTPIPVYLDCDPGVDDTLALAYLLASPNVELVGIGTVSGNTSAAQAARNTLDLLCLAGAPAIPVAVGAHDHLDHPYAGGAGWVHGDNGVGGVELPRAPGEPDARSAVQLLIDLSHEYEGRLHVLAIGPLTNIAHALAADPTLPARVAEVTAMGGAALAPGNITPAAEANVFNDPRAAAEALAGDWDVTLVPLDATMEHTLSEEQRGMLLADERPFVRTVGEILDHYFDFYVGTYGRRTCALHDPLAAVLAAGAVTPTRAPRVPIVVDVSDGPGRGQTIADLRTQRIGVRDHDGVRTRLVLDVESSIGQHLIDTILAG, encoded by the coding sequence ATGACCACCCCGATCCCCGTCTACCTCGACTGCGACCCCGGCGTCGACGACACGCTCGCCCTGGCGTACCTGCTGGCCTCGCCGAATGTCGAGCTGGTGGGCATCGGCACGGTGAGCGGCAACACCTCGGCGGCGCAGGCCGCCCGCAACACGCTCGACCTGCTGTGCCTCGCCGGCGCCCCCGCCATCCCGGTCGCCGTCGGCGCGCACGACCACCTCGACCACCCCTACGCCGGCGGCGCGGGGTGGGTGCACGGCGACAACGGCGTCGGCGGCGTGGAGCTGCCGCGCGCCCCTGGCGAGCCCGACGCCCGGAGCGCCGTGCAACTGCTCATCGACCTCTCGCACGAGTACGAGGGCCGCCTGCACGTGCTCGCGATCGGGCCGCTGACGAACATCGCGCACGCACTGGCAGCCGACCCCACCCTCCCCGCTCGCGTCGCCGAGGTCACCGCCATGGGTGGCGCCGCCCTCGCCCCCGGCAACATCACCCCCGCGGCCGAGGCGAACGTCTTCAACGACCCTCGGGCCGCGGCCGAGGCTCTCGCCGGCGACTGGGACGTCACCCTCGTCCCACTGGACGCGACGATGGAGCACACCCTCAGCGAGGAGCAGCGCGGGATGCTGCTGGCCGACGAGCGACCGTTCGTCCGCACCGTCGGGGAGATCCTCGACCACTACTTCGACTTCTACGTCGGCACCTACGGCCGGCGCACGTGCGCGCTGCACGATCCGCTCGCGGCGGTTCTCGCCGCCGGCGCCGTCACGCCCACGCGCGCACCGCGGGTGCCCATCGTGGTCGACGTCTCGGACGGCCCGGGCCGCGGCCAGACGATCGCCGATCTCCGCACCCAGCGCATCGGGGTCCGCGACCACGACGGCGTCCGCACCCGTCTCGTCCTGGACGTCGAGTCCTCGATCGGACAGCACCTGATCGACACGATCCTCGCCGGCTGA
- a CDS encoding long-chain-fatty-acid--CoA ligase produces the protein MHLNDSRAWNRFYAEGTPVDIEAPTGSLVDLLDERAAQYADRPAVTFFGASLTYRELAGRVSRVANGLRELGVSAGDRVALVLPNAPQHVIAFYAVLRLGGIVVEHNPLYTRDELEAQFRDHGASHVISWDKMAPLIRSFPADLGIRTVVSVDITRAMPWTTQLALRLPVAKARASRAKLTAAAPGMVPFARLEKSAPLPAGSVPRPGVTDIACLQYTSGTTGVPKGAIITHGNLWANARQGAAWMPRFTHGDGRIYGLLPMFHAFGLLLSVIYAVETGSNAVLFPTFDPELVSQAAKKHPPTFIPAVPPMFDRLARVAREGKLDLSGVVYSISGAMTLTPAVVKRWEELAGSMLNEGYGLTETSPVALANPFDDARKIGTIGIPFPSTDIRVVDPNDPAREVELGEAGELLIKGPQVFQGYWNRPEETAQALLEGGWLRTGDLVMQDEDGFVTVVDRKKEIIITGGLNVSPSEVEKVLDAVPGIAGSAVVGVPRGGGAEVVTAVVVLEPGAVFDEDAVRAAAREHLAEYKRPTAYRVWEELPTTLIGKVLRRRVRDTLIADRHAVRAAPED, from the coding sequence GTGCACCTGAACGACTCGCGCGCGTGGAACCGCTTCTACGCCGAAGGAACCCCCGTCGACATCGAGGCGCCCACCGGCTCCCTCGTCGACCTGCTCGATGAACGCGCGGCGCAGTACGCCGACCGCCCCGCGGTGACGTTCTTCGGTGCGTCGCTGACCTATCGCGAGCTCGCCGGCCGGGTCTCCCGCGTCGCGAACGGGCTGCGGGAGCTCGGGGTGAGCGCCGGCGACCGCGTCGCCCTCGTGCTGCCCAACGCCCCGCAGCACGTCATCGCGTTCTACGCGGTGCTGCGCCTGGGCGGGATCGTCGTCGAGCACAACCCGCTCTACACGCGCGACGAACTCGAGGCGCAGTTCCGCGACCACGGGGCGTCGCACGTCATCTCGTGGGACAAGATGGCCCCCCTCATCCGCTCCTTCCCCGCCGACCTCGGCATCCGCACGGTCGTCTCCGTCGACATCACGCGCGCGATGCCGTGGACCACGCAACTGGCGCTGCGCCTGCCCGTGGCCAAGGCCCGCGCGTCGCGCGCGAAGCTGACCGCCGCGGCGCCCGGGATGGTGCCCTTCGCACGGCTGGAGAAGTCCGCGCCGCTGCCGGCCGGGTCCGTTCCCCGCCCCGGCGTCACCGACATCGCGTGCCTGCAGTACACCTCCGGCACCACCGGTGTGCCCAAGGGCGCGATCATCACACACGGCAACCTGTGGGCCAACGCCCGCCAGGGCGCCGCGTGGATGCCGCGGTTCACGCACGGCGACGGCCGCATCTACGGCCTCCTGCCGATGTTCCACGCCTTCGGCCTGCTGCTGTCGGTCATCTATGCCGTCGAGACCGGATCCAACGCGGTGCTGTTCCCCACGTTCGACCCCGAGTTGGTGTCGCAGGCGGCGAAGAAGCATCCGCCGACCTTCATCCCCGCCGTCCCGCCCATGTTCGACCGCCTGGCCCGCGTGGCCCGCGAGGGCAAGCTCGACCTGTCCGGCGTCGTGTACTCGATCTCGGGCGCGATGACCCTGACCCCCGCCGTGGTGAAGCGGTGGGAGGAGCTGGCCGGCAGCATGCTGAACGAGGGGTACGGGCTGACCGAGACGAGCCCGGTGGCCCTGGCCAACCCCTTCGACGACGCGCGGAAGATCGGCACCATCGGCATCCCGTTCCCCTCGACAGACATCCGCGTGGTCGACCCCAACGACCCCGCCCGAGAGGTGGAGCTCGGAGAGGCGGGCGAACTGCTCATCAAGGGCCCCCAGGTGTTCCAGGGGTACTGGAACCGCCCAGAGGAGACGGCCCAGGCGCTGCTGGAAGGCGGATGGCTGCGCACCGGAGACCTCGTGATGCAGGACGAGGACGGCTTCGTCACGGTCGTGGACCGCAAGAAGGAGATCATCATCACGGGGGGCCTGAACGTCTCGCCCAGTGAGGTGGAGAAGGTCCTGGATGCGGTGCCGGGCATCGCCGGTTCGGCCGTCGTGGGTGTGCCCCGCGGCGGCGGCGCCGAGGTCGTCACGGCCGTCGTCGTGCTCGAACCCGGTGCCGTCTTCGACGAGGACGCCGTGCGGGCGGCCGCGCGCGAGCACCTGGCCGAATACAAACGCCCGACCGCCTACCGCGTGTGGGAGGAGCTGCCCACGACCCTCATCGGGAAGGTGCTCCGCCGGCGCGTCCGTGACACGCTCATCGCCGACCGCCACGCGGTGCGCGCCGCGCCGGAGGACTGA
- a CDS encoding Gfo/Idh/MocA family protein, translating to MDEPHGVGIVGLGVISAQYLATLGTHPGVRIAATADLDAARAADVAARFPGCRALSVEELVSDPAVDTVLNLTIPAAHADIALAGLAHGKNVYGEKPLAATFDQARGVLAQAASGWVGCAPDTVLGAGIQTARAVVDAGGIGRPVAAVATWVSPGHEAWHPHPDFYYRRGGGPLLDMGPYYLTSLFHLLGPVARVSGASSRPKELRRIATGPRAGEQIPVEIDTHITGILEHAGGAISTVTFSFDAAGTDAAPIEVHGETGSLSLPDPNYFDGQVRLRPSGDEDWTPIGVRAGYEGAGRGIGLLDFVAGGRRADGAIALHVLEIMTCLMDSAREGRRIELTTTAERPPLVPLTPAAQWQAG from the coding sequence GTGGACGAGCCGCACGGCGTCGGAATAGTCGGTCTGGGCGTCATCTCGGCGCAGTACCTCGCCACCCTCGGCACCCACCCGGGGGTGCGGATCGCGGCGACCGCCGACCTGGATGCGGCACGTGCCGCGGATGTGGCCGCCCGCTTCCCCGGCTGCCGCGCGCTCTCGGTGGAGGAACTCGTGTCCGATCCCGCGGTGGACACGGTGCTGAACCTCACGATCCCCGCCGCGCACGCCGACATCGCCCTCGCGGGGCTCGCGCACGGCAAGAACGTGTACGGCGAGAAGCCGCTGGCGGCGACCTTCGACCAGGCACGCGGCGTTCTGGCCCAGGCCGCATCCGGATGGGTCGGGTGCGCACCCGACACCGTGCTGGGCGCGGGGATCCAGACGGCGCGGGCGGTGGTGGATGCCGGGGGGATCGGCCGCCCGGTGGCCGCGGTGGCCACGTGGGTGTCGCCGGGGCACGAGGCGTGGCATCCGCATCCGGACTTCTACTACCGCCGCGGGGGCGGGCCGCTGTTGGACATGGGTCCGTACTACCTCACGTCGTTGTTCCACCTCCTCGGACCGGTTGCCCGCGTGAGCGGGGCGTCGTCGCGGCCGAAGGAACTGCGCCGCATCGCCACGGGCCCCCGGGCCGGGGAGCAGATCCCCGTCGAGATCGACACGCACATCACCGGAATACTCGAGCATGCGGGCGGGGCGATCTCGACGGTCACGTTCAGCTTCGACGCGGCCGGCACCGATGCGGCCCCGATCGAGGTGCACGGCGAGACCGGGTCGCTGTCGCTGCCCGACCCGAACTACTTCGACGGGCAGGTGCGTCTGCGCCCCTCCGGCGACGAGGACTGGACGCCCATCGGAGTGCGCGCGGGATACGAAGGCGCCGGGCGGGGAATCGGGCTGCTGGACTTCGTCGCCGGTGGGCGCAGGGCCGACGGCGCGATCGCCCTGCACGTGCTGGAGATCATGACGTGCCTCATGGACTCCGCCCGCGAGGGGCGGCGGATCGAGCTGACGACGACGGCAGAGCGTCCGCCGCTCGTGCCGCTCACCCCGGCCGCGCAGTGGCAGGCGGGCTGA
- a CDS encoding ThuA domain-containing protein: MSARRALIVRGGWEGHRPVEATDLFVPFLEREGFAVRIEESNEVYADAQVMDETDLIVQCVTMSTISDQALKGLRSAVERGTGLAGWHGGIADSYRNSSDYLQLIGGQFATHPSKRPDERRGDETDNFLRYRVEVTDLGRTHGIMAGIDDFTLDTEQYWVLADDLNDVLATTTHPVQPYHPWHRPVASPAVWTRLWGAGRIFVATPGHSPSVLGDVNVRTIVERGMLWTSRTASE; this comes from the coding sequence ATGTCCGCACGCCGAGCGCTGATCGTCCGCGGGGGATGGGAGGGGCACCGTCCCGTCGAGGCCACCGATCTGTTCGTTCCCTTCCTGGAGCGCGAGGGGTTCGCCGTGCGCATCGAGGAGTCCAACGAGGTTTACGCGGATGCGCAGGTCATGGACGAGACCGACCTGATCGTGCAGTGCGTCACCATGTCGACGATCTCGGACCAGGCGCTGAAAGGCCTGCGCTCGGCGGTCGAACGGGGGACCGGACTGGCGGGCTGGCACGGCGGGATCGCGGATTCTTACCGCAACAGCTCCGACTACCTCCAGCTCATCGGCGGCCAGTTCGCGACGCATCCGTCGAAGCGCCCCGACGAGCGTCGAGGTGACGAGACCGACAACTTCCTGCGCTACCGGGTCGAGGTGACCGACCTCGGCCGCACGCACGGGATCATGGCCGGTATCGACGACTTCACGCTCGACACCGAGCAGTACTGGGTGCTCGCCGACGACCTCAACGACGTGCTGGCCACGACGACGCATCCGGTGCAGCCGTACCACCCGTGGCACCGGCCGGTCGCCTCCCCGGCGGTGTGGACGCGACTGTGGGGTGCGGGCCGCATCTTCGTCGCGACGCCGGGGCACAGCCCCTCGGTGCTCGGCGACGTCAACGTGCGCACGATCGTGGAGAGGGGGATGCTGTGGACGAGCCGCACGGCGTCGGAATAG
- a CDS encoding EamA family transporter — MTRGGGPGNRGSSVAVLFVVVGLACQEVGASLAVLLFPQLGPLGMVMLRLVFSALILLAIARPRLRGHSARGWRAVGLFGLVLVLMNGLFYLALERLPLGVTVTIEVLGPLTLSILASRRASALVWAALALVGVVALGGGGWDRLDLLGVLYALGAAAAWAFYILCSARVGREFPRLDGLALAMVVGAVLSLPLGIADAGSALLRVDLLALAAAVAVLSSTIPYALELMALRRLPAAAFAILMSLGPATASIAGFFLLGQHLSLLEIAGIALVIAASIGAVRAGARGARRDAPPEGEALAEPIG, encoded by the coding sequence GTGACACGCGGGGGCGGACCGGGCAATCGCGGCTCGAGCGTCGCGGTGCTGTTCGTCGTGGTGGGCCTGGCGTGCCAGGAGGTCGGCGCTTCGCTGGCGGTTCTGCTGTTCCCGCAGCTCGGGCCGCTGGGCATGGTCATGCTGCGGCTGGTGTTCTCGGCGCTGATCCTCCTCGCCATCGCCCGGCCGCGGCTGCGCGGGCACTCCGCTCGCGGATGGCGCGCGGTGGGGCTGTTCGGGCTGGTCCTGGTGCTCATGAACGGCCTGTTCTACCTCGCGCTGGAGCGGCTGCCGCTGGGGGTGACCGTCACGATCGAGGTCCTCGGCCCGCTGACGCTGTCGATTCTCGCGAGCCGCCGCGCGTCGGCGCTGGTGTGGGCAGCGCTCGCGCTGGTCGGTGTGGTCGCCCTGGGTGGCGGCGGATGGGATCGGCTGGACCTGCTCGGCGTGCTGTACGCCCTCGGCGCCGCGGCGGCTTGGGCGTTCTACATCCTGTGCTCGGCCCGGGTCGGCCGGGAGTTCCCGCGACTGGACGGCCTGGCGCTGGCCATGGTCGTCGGAGCGGTGCTGTCGCTGCCGCTCGGGATCGCCGACGCCGGCTCGGCTCTGCTGCGGGTCGACCTGCTGGCGCTCGCCGCGGCCGTGGCGGTGCTCTCCTCCACCATCCCCTACGCCCTGGAACTGATGGCGCTGCGCCGGCTCCCGGCCGCCGCCTTCGCGATCCTCATGAGCCTCGGGCCCGCCACCGCGTCCATCGCCGGGTTCTTCCTCCTCGGTCAGCACCTGTCGCTCCTGGAGATCGCCGGCATCGCGCTGGTGATCGCCGCGAGCATCGGCGCGGTGCGTGCGGGTGCCCGCGGCGCTCGCCGCGACGCCCCGCCGGAGGGCGAGGCGCTGGCCGAGCCGATCGGCTGA
- a CDS encoding serine hydrolase domain-containing protein: MRSLRSRGVVAVAAGLVTLVALLSGCSGRDSVEIDLPPQVEGALPDETAQQLEAAVTSAMTATGSSGAIVGVWAPWSGSWVAGLGTQAPGGGGAVDTDMAFRAADVTRAMTCDVMFQVAAEGTIELDDSVTDYVNGFPDLADVTLRQLCDGTAGIGAYTPQLQSQFFSNLERQWDPRELAGYGLGQDRIEPGTEYRDSDSGYLLLGSALERATGMSMRELLEERIAEPLDLAVTALPTRTAAPPADGPVLPGYWSTANAEGAWNCTEPPEVTKMSASIGGADSGAVTDITDLGRYAQALATGALTPDASDRFESPLPVAADQPTWFTAAGGAYQAGALIGQYGAIPGYLTAAFADPRTGMTVAVVLNNSGASPNIGAWLAWELAAIASKAPAMEGETVPEAGLPWTAQQQHDAILANAICQPPAE; encoded by the coding sequence ATGCGGTCTCTTCGCAGTCGCGGCGTCGTCGCCGTCGCTGCGGGCCTGGTCACCCTCGTCGCCCTGTTGAGCGGATGCTCCGGACGAGACTCGGTCGAGATCGATCTGCCCCCGCAGGTCGAGGGTGCACTGCCGGACGAGACGGCTCAGCAGCTGGAAGCGGCGGTGACCAGCGCCATGACCGCCACCGGATCCTCCGGCGCGATCGTCGGGGTGTGGGCCCCGTGGAGCGGGAGCTGGGTCGCCGGTCTCGGCACGCAGGCCCCCGGCGGCGGCGGCGCCGTCGACACCGACATGGCGTTCCGCGCGGCCGACGTCACTCGCGCCATGACGTGCGACGTGATGTTCCAGGTCGCGGCCGAAGGCACCATCGAGCTCGATGACAGCGTCACCGACTACGTCAACGGGTTCCCCGACCTGGCGGATGTCACCCTGCGCCAGCTGTGCGACGGCACCGCCGGGATCGGCGCCTACACGCCGCAGCTGCAGTCGCAGTTCTTCTCCAACCTCGAGCGGCAGTGGGATCCCCGCGAGCTCGCCGGGTACGGGTTGGGACAGGACCGCATCGAACCGGGCACCGAGTACCGCGACTCCGACTCCGGGTACCTGCTGCTGGGATCGGCTCTCGAGCGCGCCACGGGCATGAGCATGCGCGAGCTCCTCGAGGAGCGCATCGCCGAACCGCTCGACCTCGCCGTGACGGCGCTGCCGACGCGTACGGCCGCACCGCCGGCGGACGGTCCGGTCCTGCCCGGATACTGGTCCACCGCCAACGCCGAGGGCGCGTGGAACTGCACCGAGCCGCCCGAGGTCACGAAGATGTCGGCGAGTATCGGCGGCGCCGACTCCGGCGCGGTCACCGACATCACCGACCTCGGCCGGTACGCACAGGCTCTGGCGACCGGCGCGCTGACGCCCGACGCATCCGATCGCTTCGAGTCCCCGCTTCCCGTCGCCGCTGACCAGCCGACGTGGTTCACCGCGGCCGGGGGCGCTTACCAGGCCGGCGCGCTCATCGGGCAGTACGGGGCGATCCCCGGTTACCTCACCGCGGCCTTCGCCGACCCCCGCACCGGCATGACCGTCGCCGTCGTGCTCAACAACTCCGGCGCGAGCCCCAACATCGGGGCGTGGCTGGCGTGGGAGCTCGCAGCGATCGCGTCGAAGGCTCCCGCCATGGAGGGAGAGACCGTCCCCGAGGCCGGTCTGCCGTGGACGGCGCAGCAGCAGCACGACGCGATCCTCGCCAACGCCATCTGCCAGCCTCCGGCCGAGTGA
- a CDS encoding DUF2470 domain-containing protein: MPHAFDAAALSGVTGHMNDDHADDNLLVARAFGRADATAAVMTGFDGDGGDWDVTGPDGTVAPLRVAWPGGPITERREVRREIVALYDEACRRSGVEPRPHD, from the coding sequence ATGCCCCACGCCTTCGACGCCGCGGCCCTGTCGGGAGTGACCGGCCATATGAACGACGACCACGCCGACGACAATCTGCTCGTCGCACGCGCCTTCGGCAGGGCGGATGCGACGGCCGCGGTCATGACCGGCTTCGACGGCGACGGGGGCGACTGGGACGTGACGGGTCCGGACGGCACCGTGGCGCCGTTGCGTGTGGCGTGGCCCGGCGGCCCCATCACGGAGCGCCGCGAAGTACGGCGGGAGATCGTCGCCCTCTACGACGAGGCGTGCCGGCGATCGGGCGTCGAGCCGCGTCCGCACGACTGA
- a CDS encoding heme oxygenase (biliverdin-producing), which translates to MSDVIPFSTALRERSSAAHSSSEHSTFMSDLMTGEGTREDYVALVAQHWFIYDALEQAAERMRNDPVAAVFISDKLTRLPALEADLDFLVGPQWRDSVQPLPTTRRYADRIRAVGATWPGGFVAHHYTRYLGDLSGGIFIGRLMQRRFGFETNGIGFYLFDDIADPKAFKDVYREQLDAAPWDAAERERVMDEVLVAYRFNTDLFDDLAHAKAAA; encoded by the coding sequence ATGAGCGACGTCATCCCCTTCTCGACCGCGCTGCGCGAGCGCTCGAGCGCCGCCCACTCCTCCAGCGAGCACTCCACCTTCATGTCCGACCTCATGACGGGCGAGGGGACGCGGGAGGACTACGTCGCCCTCGTCGCACAGCACTGGTTCATCTACGACGCCCTCGAACAGGCCGCCGAGCGCATGCGCAACGACCCGGTGGCCGCGGTGTTCATCTCCGACAAGCTCACGCGGCTGCCGGCGCTGGAGGCCGACCTCGACTTCCTCGTCGGCCCGCAGTGGCGCGACAGCGTCCAGCCACTCCCGACGACCCGGCGCTATGCCGACCGCATCCGCGCGGTCGGCGCGACGTGGCCGGGTGGCTTCGTCGCCCACCACTACACGCGCTACCTCGGCGACCTCTCCGGCGGGATCTTCATCGGCCGGCTGATGCAGCGACGATTCGGGTTCGAGACCAACGGCATCGGCTTCTACCTCTTCGACGACATCGCCGATCCGAAGGCCTTCAAGGACGTCTACCGCGAGCAGCTGGATGCCGCCCCCTGGGATGCGGCGGAGCGCGAGCGCGTGATGGACGAGGTGCTCGTGGCCTACCGCTTCAACACCGACCTGTTCGACGACCTCGCCCACGCCAAGGCCGCCGCCTGA